TCCGGGCACGGACGATGGCTCCCCGTCTCCAGCGGCGGCTCGAGTCATGGAGGCGATGCAGGTCGGGCGTGAGGCGAGCTTGGGGAAAGGGAGAGCGGGCGTGGAGGAGGCAGGAGGGTTCACCGGCCGGAGGGGCGGGGTGCGGACGCAGCAAGGGGATCGGGCGCAAGGAAAGGTGCGCCTGTGTGTGGTGGCGGCACATGTTCCAACTCTAATAACAAAACAtttctactcctaatgaagcagttggtagtttccgccggtcaattttcgtcccatcATTTTCGTTTGATTTTTTTTCACAGGAGGGTTCACcttcttactccctccgttctgaaatagATGACCCAGTcacctattttggaacggaggtcgTAGGTTATTTTGGTTCCGTCCACCACCTCCCCTCCGCTGGTTTTTCCGTCGCGACAGAACCAATCCCTCGCTAGCCCTACCTCATCTCCCGTCTCCAGTCGCAGCCGCCGCCGCACCCCAACCCAACCCCGCCGCCGGCGATCTCCTCGcccccctgcgccgccgcccccaacctTCTATTCCTCTCCCAAGGGAAGGGAAggcaagggaagggaagggaagggagagGGAGTGCCCAGATCCACGGCGGCATCAGCGCGCTGTCGTCGACCTAATCCGCGTCCGTCCTCGAGGGAGGTCGGCCATGGAGGTCCGACGCGGCCCGGCAGCAGCCATGGACGGACGGAGACGCCCCAAACCCTACCCGGGACGACGCCTCAACCTTCAAGGACGCGCGTCGGCGACCGCAGATCTCCGGTGACGGCTATGTTGAGTGTGTACCTGCGGACGTTCTTCCTCGCATTCATCATCTCCCCCTGCTCATGATTCCTtccttggtttcttttcttttgtgtGCAGGATGACTGCCCCGGATCTGGACGCACAACCTGCAGCTGCAGCAGCAGTTGGACGACCGAACGCAcgagccctccctccctccctcatgGCTCTGCTTCCTCCTACCCtgcccccctcacgtgggtgtggtGAGCTTCCTACCCCCTGTGCACATCTCATCTAATCTCATCAAATCTAGATTTCTCTGGACGTATTTATTGTTCTGGACACAACTTGGTTCTCTTTAGTTTGATGTCACTCCTTTCCTGCCGGAGTGAGTCAGTCAAATACTCCTACTAGCAGTATAAGATGTTTGCTGACTTTGAAAAATGATAGATAGTAAAAAAACGCTAATGAGGTTGTGCAGCGGCGGACGTATGACTGCTACCTGCACAAGCGGATGGCCCTGCGAGCCAGACCAACCTCCAGCTGCTGTGGCGTACCACGGGTAGATTTATCCCAACGAGGTATGCATGTGCACAATCATCATCTGAAACATATTGATGCAAATGCTTGGTGCTGCGTGCATGCATATATACATCTAAACAGAATTACGGTGGGATGCAGGAAACAAGGAGCCCAAAAATTAAATTAAAACAAATCGACGCCAATAGCGATGGGGGTGAGTAAGCTATTCATATTTCTTTTCGTCTGTGGATGCATTGATGGTTTGTATTTCACATTTTGTTTTATTATTATTGTTATATACATTACGGTCTTGTTTCTTGCAGTCATACACATTAACTTTGCAGTCACGTCATCACATCACATTTGACCTGCAGCAATTGGTTGTGTGTGCAATGTACATGTCTAAATTTTGTTTAGGTGGATGTCACGCATGCTTTAGTTGTATAATCCCTAAGGTTATTGCTTGATTGTCAGCTTCCAGGTATAATGACTTTTCTGTGGTATAACCCTTCATATTATTACCCGCAAAAAAACCCTTCATATTATTAGTTGACCGTTTACATGTTTGAATTACCTTTACCGTCACGCTAAAGCCTAAACGGTAGTCAGGTAGAGAGTCTCAAGTCACCATTCGATCAAAAACTATTTAGTAAGTTGTTGTTCTCTAATTTCTCAGCGAATGAGCACGAATTCAGAAGGGTACGTACACAAAAGAGCCCATGTACAAAGTCTCTACTCTTTTACCAGGCTATCCACCATCTACACAGCAGGATTCACAAAGCCATGTGGATGCTACCAAAGTGATAAAATTTGGATGTTTTTGGAAATATAGCATCACAGGCCCAGTAAGGGGAAAAAGCCAACATCATGAAGAATGCATTAGGTTaatgattttaccttggggttataATCTGCATTACGTGCCTAAAGAGCTATTTGCTTTTAAGTCCAATTTACAATCCAGGCGCTGACCGTCGACACAATATTCTTGTCATCAAATCAGACATCAGAAAGCAGAGTACACCCAGGAGAAATCAGACTAGGAAATAGCTCTGGCTCATACCGTCAAGTAACCATATAAAATATCATTTCCAACACAAGGAAAGAGATAAGTTCTGggaaagaaagaataaaaatatcATACATGATAAAATAGTGCTGAGAGAACAGATTTCAACTTAGTAACTTACACTTCAGAAAGCGTCGTGAAAATATGTGAGACCCTCAAGCTTGATAGCTTCTTGATGTAATGGTTCTTTGTGTTTGTCCTTCCATTCGAGACAAATATACCTGGTCAAAAACCTAATGGTTGAAAAACATATGTACTGATCAATTAGTGAAACAAAGTTGTATCACTGATGCTGTGTTTTTCATTGAAGCAAAGTATGACAATGTACTAATCTAATAGTGCAGATGTAGATTATCTCGCCTAACCTGATCGCATGCTTCAAAGTTAGATTTTGGCCCAGTATATATTTAATGTGTACAGTTCACAGAAATAATAATGGTTTATTTTATTTCGTTACAAGCGCCGACAGACCATGACGCTTGAAGATATGGAGGCGACAAATCTGTGCCTATCCCCTCTTGGTGATAACTCTAGCCGAGCCCCTCTTGGTGACATTCCTAATCTTGAGCATCCTTCCCAAATGACTCCAGTGCCCGTGCCAGGTAATTGCGAGCATAATTTTTTGTTGTTGATCGCATTGGGGCATACATATAGTTGATACGGCTTTTCTACTGTTAAATTCTTGCTGCAGAAATACAAAAATTATATACAAATCAGAACGAACATCACAACATGTTCTTAAACACAATGGTGTTAGCACACAAAAATCTAGCTAACAACAGGAACTACGGTTTTAACCCAGGCTATTAACTAAGGTAAGGGAGAGAATTTAACTGGAAATTACCTCTTGGTGCAAGTAGTACATGTGCTTTCAAGAGGAGCCAACGATGCGGCCAACCATGCTTAAAATGATACACAGTGCAAATCCCACGCCTCTGGATTCCTCTTACTTCATCAGCTCACTTGAGTAATGCCCTGCTTGTTTAGCAAATAAATTTTAGTTGTGTCTGGAAGATGATACATAGCTGTCTATTATATCATGAAGAGCATGGCTCCAATGTATTTCAGGTACTTATGTCTAGCTTCAACAGATGGCATCTCTAATACTTCTGAATCTTTCCTTTTCCGGATAATGCATCTGTATGTCTGCATTCATATGCTTATGTATATCCTTGAATCCATTTTAGTCAAACATTGCGATCAATAGCTCACAAGGAAAAAGAACATTGTACAGTAGAAGAGGCATATGTGAATACATTGCGCAAATAACTGATACCAGTTTTCTGAACTAGCCTGGTGGTACTTCAGAACAACATTGTATTCTCCAAAAATATGAAGGCATGAAAAGAAGTATTCTACACTTTGGAAATTCAGAGGTTAATTGGCTACATTGGTGCAATACCTATCGGCCTGGGGTGGCCTATCATGGAGATCGACGAGGCAGCAGTGCGACTGTGCTCAGCGCAGTTTGAGTGGGGTAGAAGACAGGGGTCGACGACAAGGGCGCCGTGGTCTTCCCACCCACATCCGGATGGTACAGCTACGTGGCCGGCATGTACGGAGAGCCGTGAGCCCTTCTGCAACTACCATCTGGTTCTGGCTGCCCAGGATGCCAGACCGGCGGGCGCGCGGGATTGGCGTCGACACGGCGGCGTGAGATGTTGACGGGGAGAGAAGGAGGCCGGCGACGCCGTCGCAGGGAGAGGATTGTGCGGGCGGAGCTGTGGCGTGGAGGAGAGATGGCGGGGCAACGCCCTGGCGGGGAGAGGAAGGGTCGGGCGACGCCGTCGATGGGAGGGGCGCCATCGACTGGAGTGGCTATgagggggagagagtgagaggaacTAGCCGATGTCCTGTGCATCGAGGATAAGCATGCTTTTTTAGGGGATAAGACTTTTtttaggagggggcaaggctgtgtGGGTGGAAAAAATAGTTCGTTGTTCCACTCTTGTTTATATATGTTTAATATTAATATATAAAATATTTTTATACAAAAACGCAAAAAATCTAAACACAGGAATTTTGCAATAGATCCGAACGGATCCTTTGCCATCGGATCTGAATCCTATGTTGGTTGTACGTCCGCTCGAACTGCCTTTTTATTCCTTGTTTGCTTATGTCCCCACTAATCCAGTGATCGCCCACACTCCCGCCAAATCCCTTGATTGCCCGCACTCCTGATTTTTTAATGACTGATGGCGGAAAACAAAGGTGGGGATTGAGAAAAATATGTCGCGAACAAGGGTAATAGTACCCACGATCCATCAGACTGCAATTGGAGGGCACAACCATCTCAGCCAACTTAACTTTCAGTTTGTTCACCGCTTGTGCTTTTCGTAATTGGGAGTCTCCAAGTTTTGATTCAATTTATTAGAATGATTGCTACTATCTGCTTGATGAATGGAATGTGAAGATTATATAAAACAGTAGGATTTTCAGTTTGTATGCCCGTCCAGTAACTGAGTTTTTACAGGTTTCATGATACAGTAATTGTGCAAATGTGTTATACTTTCTAATTACTTTTGCAGTGCCATTTAATTGTTAAATTTTCTATTGGGCATGCTTCTCAGATCCAAGGCATGGAGAACTCCAAGGAGTTTGCTGACAAGCTGTTCTGGATATGTCGAGGCAGAGGAACATTGAGCCGGATGAAGGCATTAACAAGGATCGGCTCAGAGAGGTCTAGACGGAGATTACTGACCACATCTTGGACTAAGCTATGTTCAGTTTAAGTAAATCTAACATACTGATAAAAAAATTCCTTTGGGTGTCTCACATTAACAGGTGGAACATGAACATTGATGGGATGCTCACAGAAGATGAGGTCAAGAAGGTGGCTACGCAAATGATCACAGAGAAGACTACTGCTGGTTCGTCTTCCCCGCCCTTTAAATATGTTCACGTCTGCACATCAATCTATCGATATTGTTTGGGATATTTTTCCAGGGCCTTTTGATCGACCATGCCATTCAAAAAGCTCTTTAGTGCAGTTTGCAACAACAAAAATCAGAGGATTGGTCGTTTGTAAGGGTGGATATCTCAGAGGTGGCTGCCACCCGGATTGGAATTTAATTCAATCTATTTCCCTTTCTGAAGTTTCATACTAGATGTATGTTCCTGTGATATGATTTGTTTATGGAGATGGAGAGATGTGACTTTCAGAGTGACTTTCAGATGGAGAGATTTGTTTATGGAGAATGGACCGAAAAATATATACATAATTCATCTGTCAAGCATCGGAAACTAACCCACTATGACAGTCACATGAATAGATACAAAAATTGCCAAGCAATCTGCAAAGTATATACAAACTGATCTGTATGAATACCACAAAAAAAGGTTGTGCCTGCGTGAGGACTGCATTCGCAGTGTGGGCAAAGAATCGATTATGGAATCTGTGCAGTTCTTGCGAGGTATTCTGAAGAATTTAAATCAGCGGCAATGAGTGGCGATCATGAAGCAGGAAAAGGTGTGGGTGCAATTGTGGTACAGCAGCCCCGCTGCCCCACCACGCAGCACTTGCATTGGACAGAGCCGGCCTTGAGATCAATCAAACTAAATTCTGTAGCCTCGTACTTGGAGCAAAAGGGTAAATATTCTGCAGATGCCGTCGCAAGGGACGGCAGAGGGCATGTTGTTATTTCTATCTAAATGTTGTGTAGTTCTTGCGAGGTATTCTGAATATTCTGCAGGTGCTGTCGCAGGTGTTGAGGAGGCCGAAGCAAAAGCAGCCCTCATTGGGTTGCATGCTCTCAAGGATCTACAGGGCCCCGTGAttttggaatttgactgccaaattCGGATTAAGGAACTGATGACAGGGAAGCAGTCCCTCTCCCCCTGCTATGGACTGCTAAGAGACATCAAGCAAGCACTAACAAACTTTTCGGATCATAGTATCAGTAGCGTGGGGAGATTGTGCAATGCCCTTGCTGATGAGCTTGCAGCGTTGGCCAAGAATTCAGAACACCAGGAGAGGATTGCGGACGTACCGGACTGCCTCCGCCCGCTTATGATCTCTGAATTTATGGTTTCAGCAGAGCAGCTTTACTACTCTGAATCTCAAAAAGAAAAAGGTTGTGCCTCTCCCTCGGATAATCATGGCAATTTCAAGGGGTAAAACTAAGGGAGAATTACCGGTAGGGGATAGAGCCAACGGCGGCCGCGTTGGAGCCCACGGCGTTCACCACGACCATCGAACGCGGAGACGGTGCCCCCGCCGGCCTCAAAGTTATCGTCACCGTCTGCTTCCTCGCCCTCGAAGAGGCTCCATGATGCTGGACCCCCGCCACCCCTGCGTAAGCCACCGGCAACCGAAGCCAACAGGACCTCGCGTGAGATGAGCTCCTCCCGTGGTCTTGCGCCGCCGTCGGCCCGCGAGTCACCGGCCACCTCGCCGGAGATGAGCACCGCCGCGGATCCGGCCGGAACGGGACCGGATTGAGCACCAGCGCCCGGATCAATGAGTCCCTGCGTCCGTCGTCGTCCGTCGCGCCGCACCCAGCTCGTCGGAGCCCCGAGCCCCGCGCTGCACCTCTCCTGCATCCCCAGCCTGCACTTATCCCGGTGCTCGAGGCCGCCACCATTGGGGCCGCTCCTCTTACTTGAGCGTCCTTCGCCATGTACCTATCGTCCTCCTCCAGCCGAGGCTGTTGCAGGACCAGCGGCGATCTTCGTCGCGCGGCAACTGCCGATGCATGCAACAAATGCGGTGGTCGATGGTCGGAGTCGCACGGTTGCGGCAGGAGCTCATCGACGCGCGCGGCGGATGCGCCGGGGGAAGGGAGGGGAGACCGGGAGCGAGAGAGGTTGAGTgagtggagaggagaggagagaccgAGAGAGTACTGGGGGATAAGGTAGCGTTCCATTTGGTGCCGAATGAAACAAACTTTTGTTTTCTGAGAATTTCTTTTTTTAGGTGTTATAGATTGGGGGCTGGTAGGGCCGTGCTGGATAGCTAATTTGGGCCTTGGATCAGCAACGTTTGCTCTACGACAAAATATAGATAATTAAAGTATATATATACCTCACAAAAAATTTAAAGTATATATATAATTATACATTAAACATGGTTCATACAAATAAATATTTTTATACTTACTATATATATTGAGAGTATCACAAAAATATTGAGAGAAGAAACCGAATATACTTGGTTTATGTTGGTTTGCTTgcatgtttttatcttttgttggaCAATTTTCCATAGCGTatataaataatttaaaatgatttaagaaAGTTTAGATGACTACTTATTTATATATGAACATTATTGTTGGTTGTTTTCCCCAAGAGAAATGCAACATCTTTTTTTaataatatgaaaaaggttttcttttttacAACATAAAACAGTTGTGttagtttcacttttatttttattatacattatatatttttatttatatgatgcaGTAGAAAATTTTCTTTATATTTCATCGGAGATAGAAAGTGATACATGATAATACAAAAAGGTGTATTTTTTTTCAGAATATAGAAGAGATAGATATGTATTTTGGAGATGCACAAAAAAAATCCATCGATAAAGGTTCCGAAGCGACACCGTTGAAAAGGGCCAAAAATTCACAAGTTTTTACAACATAATGATGTGAAAGCGGTGATATCACATAACAAACCAAAAAAAAGGATGCCAATTTCAATGTTATCGTACAAGGTATTTTTTAATATTATTATTGATCTTTCCTTTGTCATATTTTCTTTTATATTCAACTAATTTGACTCATTTTGTTTACTAATTTGGCTCATTTTTGTATCATGTCGATATACTATGTTTGTATCCCTAGAGATATTACGCTCATCAAAATAATCATGTCTGCCCCCAAGAAAACAAAGTTCGTGGACATTGCAAGTGAAGTGGACTTCAATTATTAATTAATTGTGTCCGTGTTATATTGTCTGTATGTGTAAAATTTAACATGCATTATCTTTATATAACTCTTACAAAATATTTCAAGAGCCCGTGTCAACGCACGGGCATTCGACTAGTAAAAAAATGATAGACAAACTATTTCATGCACCACTGTACTATTCCATAGACGAAGGAAGTTAGGCTAGCTTCTTCACATCCACACTTTATGTTCAGAACAACAATAAGAGTGTAATCTTATTATCGATGTTTATCATAACTGCTATAAGAAATGACACATGGTGCAGGCTTTGCTTTTTTtgcccattgcaatgcacgggcatttgtactattaataataaagcacagattgacttcatgggttcaccgtcacaatacgcttctttcggtgaatttacgctttcaattTTTTTCACCTATTTATTTTCTACATTGGAGGTGGTACTATTCTTCTTATCATCAAAATTTCGTCCGCTCAGACCGAACACAAGTGACCTACAGCATACTGGGCTTCAACGTGTTTGGCGCAACAAACAAATCGAACATGCAGTCCTATTGTTCCAGTTAAACCGAATCGAACCAAGTTACTTTAATTTCGAGGCTCATAATCTCGCCAAGTTTGCATGTAATCTTGAAGTAGGTAGACATCTTTGGTTGGGTATTCCTCATGACCCAAACCTTGTACCTATGATGATTGCTTTGAATGAATAAAGAGGGCGAGATTCTACTAAATAAAAAAGTTAAACCGAATCGAACACGCAGTCCTATTGTTCCAGTTAACCCGAATCAACACGGGCGATAAAAAAAACCGACCCGGAAGCCCAcgaccttagggcatctccagccgtagaGCCCCCCAGGAGGCATTTTTATCGCCCCTTGGGGGGCTGCCGGCGAAATTTTTTGCCTGCGATCTAGAAAACATCCACTTGTTCCGCCCCCCACACACCGTCTCCAGCACCATCGAGAATGCCCGCCACCGTCCGGCACGCACCACCAGCCGCCCGGCCTCCCAGGCGGACGGGCGCGACCGAGCTCCGCCACGCACAGGCGGGCGCGGGTGCAAGCCGCCCCNNNNNNNNNNNNNNNNNNNNNNNNNNNNNNNNNNNNNNNNNNNNNNNNNNNNNNNNNNNNNNNNNNNNNNNNNNNNNNNNNNNNNNNNNNNNNNNNNNNNNNNNNNNNNNNNNNNNNNNNNNNNNNNNNNNNNNNNNNNNNNNNNNNNNNNNNNNNNNNNNNNNNNNNNNNNNNNNNNNNCTGCGCGGACGACTTCTGCGTCTCGCCGGCCTTCCGCGGCCGCTTCCGCCGCGATGTCCCGCAGCTCGCGCGTCCGCCGCgccggacgacgaggaggaagcagggcgCGCGCGTCCGCCTGGCGTCCAGGAAGCAGGGCGCGGCGCCGTCCGCCACGCGACGAGGCGGGGAGGAAGCGGGGCGCGGCCAGCCCGTCCGCCATGCCGGCCACGCCGGACTCGGCGAGTAGCGACAGGGGCATGCTCCTGGCCTGGAGCTCGACCCCAACCCGTCGGCAGCATGGACAGGGGAGCGGAGGAGGCTGCCCGTGGCGAGCACGCCGTGCTGCGGGAGGTGGCCGCGTACCTCCTCGACCACGACCACTACGACGCCGGCGagcttggccgccgccgccgaggacggagaggaggagaaggaggaagggggggcgcccgaCACGCCACGCCCCACGCGCCGCCCGGCCTCCCGCCCTGGCCGCTGCCAGTCGTGCCCGTGCGAGGGGCTGGTGCCGCCCGTGCGTGGCTCGTCGTGGGCGGGGCCGCCCGTGGCCGGCGCGCTCGGGGCCTCCTCCTCGTTCATCTCCAGGTCGCCGGCGAAGCCTCAGCCATCCGAGGCCCCAGTCCCACCAGCGCTTGAGCGGGCCGCCCGCGAACTCGGCAGCGAGCGACGACGCCAACCGGGTCCGCCGGAACGCCCACTCGGCGGACGCGGAGGAGATGGGCTGGATCTTGCGAGGATGGTGGCCATGGCGCCCaagcgaggaggaaggagatgGTCCGCGAGCTCTGTCCCGGCCATGCGCGCTATGTGGAAGGAAAGGGAAAGGAGaggagaaagaaaataaagaaaggggagaggagaggagagagaggggagagaggggcTGACGAGTGGCTCTATGCATGCAAAAGTCATCTGCCGGCGTCCTCAGCTGCCCCCCTGGAGGCTGGGTTTGGGGTGGTAGCGCCGGCCGTAAATATCACGAAATCCGGCGAAAAATGTGTCTCTGAGGGTCCAAGTGGGGCGTTTTTTACCCGCCGGCGTCCAAAAAGTGCTTTTGGGA
The sequence above is a segment of the Triticum dicoccoides isolate Atlit2015 ecotype Zavitan chromosome 1A, WEW_v2.0, whole genome shotgun sequence genome. Coding sequences within it:
- the LOC119367072 gene encoding uncharacterized protein LOC119367072 — translated: MGIQGMENSKEFADKLFWICRGRGTLSRMKALTRIGSERWNMNIDGMLTEDEVKKVATQMITEKTTAGPFDRPCHSKSSLVQFATTKIRGLVVCKGGYLRGGCHPDWNLIQSISLSEVSY
- the LOC119367052 gene encoding uncharacterized protein LOC119367052, with protein sequence MERYLIPQYSLGLSSPLHSLNLSRSRSPLPSPGASAARVDELLPQPCDSDHRPPHLLHASAVAARRRSPLVLQQPRLEEDDRYMAKDAQVRGAAPMVAASSTGISAGWGCRRGAARGSGLRRAGCGATDDDGRRDSLIRALVLNPVPFRPDPRRCSSPARWPVTRGPTAAQDHGRSSSHARSCWLRLPVAYAGVAGVQHHGASSRARKQTVTITLRPAGAPSPRSMVVVNAVGSNAAAVGSIPYRALLK